A part of Polypterus senegalus isolate Bchr_013 unplaced genomic scaffold, ASM1683550v1 scaffold_2370, whole genome shotgun sequence genomic DNA contains:
- the LOC120519921 gene encoding ATP-dependent RNA helicase SUPV3L1, mitochondrial-like translates to MPAHRLACATKNIKDLVHLEAVHDVLDLYLWLSYRFMDMFPDANLIRDIQKELDSIIQLGVHNITHLIRASETSTASETTSELDDDILVLKTFVKDKVFQSERLSQGKTNLLSQKQGQRRVRGSKALGFRPTAGNSENNDGSLSSRLVQQGLLTANLLEQLQKEWSAAQEEPSGNNQTVKV, encoded by the exons ATGCCGGCACATCGGCTGGCCTGTGCCACCAAGAACATTAAAGACCTAGTGCACCTGGAAGCAGTTCATGATGTACTTGATCTTTACCTTTGGCTAAG ttaccGTTTTATGGACATGTTCCCAGATGCCAACCTCATCCGAGACATACAGAAAGAGCTGGATAGCATCATTCAGCTTGGTGTGCACAACATCACCCATCTTATCCGAGCCTCTGAAACGAGCACCGCCTCTGAGACTACTTCTGAGCTGGACGATGACATCCTTGTGTTGAAGACTTTTGTTAAGGATAAGGTATTCCAGTCAGAAAGGCTATCCCAGGGCAAAACAAATCTCTTGAGTCAGAAACAAGGACAGAGGAGAGTTCGTGGTTCCAAGGCCCTGGGTTTCAGGCCCACTGCTGGCAACTCAGAGAACAATGATGGCTCACTGAGCTCACGCCTAGTGCAGCAAGGGCTGCTCACTGCGAACCTGTTGGAGCAGCTGCAGAAGGAGTGGTCAGCTGCTCAGGAGGAACCCTCAGGGAATAATCAGACAGTTAAGGTGTGa